The DNA sequence TATCCACAAGGTGAAATCATTAAGTACAGAAATTACAGATTCAACTTCTTCCTGGCGTGGAAAGAAGCTCCACAGCAAACACTCTTCCTCCAAAAGGCCTTATTTATAACATTCTCTGTAATCCTAAATGACATTGTTTAGTCAACAAGTAGCGACAGAAAAAGCAAATAATTCGTCACCTGGCAGCATgctcggaaaaatattttcctggtTGCCTTTGCCGGAGAGCATGCAGGTCCCCCCCGGGGCAAAACTCCATGACCAAGCAAGTGAACTTCTCTGTCTCAAAGTGTGCATACAAAGTTGGAAGGAAGGGATGATCCAGAGACTGCAATATCTCCCTCTCCGTCTGAGCCCTCAGAAGCTTCTTCCGACCGGCCAAAGCTTCTTTATCCATGACCTTTGTGGCAAAATAACTTCGAGTGCCTTTCAACTCAGATAGATACACACTGCCTATATCTCCGCACCCCAATTTCTTCAAGAACCTGAAGCTATCCAACCCCAATGCCCCGAAACGTGATCGCACAGCTTGGATTGCTTCCCATCTTGTATCATTTGCCTTGTGAGGCTTGTACATGGCACTGCTCAAACTGCTTGAGCTGCTCTCATCGCTGACATCACTCCCCGTACTGCCTCTGTAAAGGCTGGTTTTCCTGCTTTCAATAAAGTCACACGAGTTGCTAACATCTGCACTCTCACCTGACTTCTCAATACTGCTCACACATTCACTGACTTCCGTGTTGGTGAAACTCTGTTTTGCCTCTGCATATATAGTGGCAGAATACATGCTGTTTTGAGGGCTGGGGCAAAAATTTGCTTTTGAGAGAGATGCCAACTGACTGCCCGATAGGCCAGAACTTCCTTTACACGCACCTAAAACACGGCTCTCAGGCTCCACTAAGCCACTTGTATCAGAGTTCTCAGAATCATCAAAGACTTGCTTCGCAGAAGATTTGGTTTCTGCCATTTTATTGTCCCGTTTAGAACTTTCCAATGATTTATCAATAACACCATTAGGGATTACATGTTCAGATTTCCCCTTGCCTAAACTGTAAGCTTGTCTTGCCAACCTTTGTGATTCTTCGCTTTCCAGGTCGCCTTGGGCCGATTTCTGCGACTGCTTCTCATTGCTGAGCAAACCATTTGGGTGCTGGATCGGCTTCATACTAGAACTGGGCGTACTTGCAGAGGATGCAGTAGACGATCCGTTTCTAGATCGTCTAGGAGAGGGAGGCCGAGATGGCCGAGGAGTACTTGATGTCGAAGGGGCATTATTCCCTATTAAAGCTGCCAAATTCTGAGTCTTTGGTATAGGAATCGATTCATCAAAGAGAGGCTCCATGAAAGCAATTTGACACTGAACAGAATCAAATCCCAAGGTTGGAGCTATGAGCGAGACTTCTCTTTCAGCTAAAGTTGCTCGCTACAGAATATTCAGCCTACTCTTCATTCTGGACGCAATAACTGTTACAAGACAATCAACCATTTTCAGGTAAGACATAAATTCTTCAGAACCCACACATATCCCGGAAAGACAATTAACCCACGAAAGAGAAAATGCATCTCAAGCAAGATATGACTCGACGACATTAAAAAGAGAGACTGCGTGTCTGACCGGAAATCAAGATACATAACGTGGTTCACAGTCCACTGAATGTCAACATCTCTATTATCAAAGgaaggacaagaagaagaatgtaAGCATCGTACAAACGAATCAAGAAGTTGAGTTCTCCACAAGTACACGGGCATCGTACACCACACATTGCCTCGACAATTCAATCAAAACCCATCAAGAATCTTGGCGAGTACACAAGCGCCCCTATCTAAGCCACTCCAGAAATGAACTCGAAGCAGAGAAAAAAGGTCACATTTTAACCACTCGCCGAGTGGCCTGCGTCAATGGAAATCGAAACGCGGCACATATCATTGCCAACCGGTCGAGAAAAGAGAATCCCGCCGCCGCCAAAACTCTTCTCCAGCCAACAAAACCCATGAAAAAGAACAGATCAAAGAAGAGAGCCAAAAGGGTTACCCGATCAAAGACGGGAGGGATCAATGCAGCGAAAGCCAAGTCTCGCGACTCGAGAGAGCAAGAAAAGGGAGGGAGGAATCATGAGGCCCGCCAAgacagaaaggaaagaaagaagcgAGGAGAGAAAGTGATGCAGCTTTGGGAGCGTTAATGGGGGTCTTTCTGCCTCGTCGAAGAGCGATTTTAGATCGGATCGGAACACACAGAGCGAgagcgatagagagagagagagagagagagagattgagcgACGATTATCAGTGAAGATGAATATAATCTTTTCTGGgagaaggggggaaaaaaagtaaGGTTCTCTGTCGCTTTTCGTCGTATAATGGGTCGTTTTGCTCCGTGAAGATTTgagatcagaaaaaaaaaaaaaaaaaaagaagccatcaaaaattttaaattatgcccgctgtaatatatttatttcaaacttttttttatgtcataaaaaatcctaaacttatattcatgtgacacatttaaccCAAACTTGTGCCCATACatcacatttaccctaaactttttattgtgatataaaaaatttcaaacttctAGACACgtgttacaaaaaaataatttgagataaatatgtcacgtgaatataagtttaggattttcgtattataagaaaaattttggggtaaatatgtcacatgagtataagtttaagattttttgtctcataaaaaaaatttaggataaatatgttacGGTTgacatagtttagggtttttggtggtttttttcccaaaaaaaaaaaaaagaatgaatggtgcacccaaaaaaaaaaaatttgtgtaaaaggtaattttcttatgatcactttgtaaataaaaattcacagGGCGGATACTTTCCAATATAAATGACCATTTTTTGAGCCCCAATGATTATGTTGATTGTGACATGAAGAAAGCATCGATTTGAGTTAGAATCGACCAGCTTTATAGGGATCTAGAGGATTGGATTGGATCTAGAACATCGAAACTGAATGGTAAAGGAGCGCGTAAAATATTCTACGGAAGCAGTCAAATGTCCGGCGATGTTGAATCAAACATTCGAATATGATCCTTAACTTAAGGAATTTAGCACGACATCCAATCCAGTGCTAATATATTTGTGATATTGCATGCGACTTGATATCCGACTTCTTTCATAATGCGATTTCGAAAATCATTTCGGGGGATAGAGGCGAGCATCGTGGAATTTTTTGGTCGATTGTCAAGTCCTGTGAGGTCTATGAGTATAATTACAGTTAATCTTTTATTGAGTTGTAACGGGCCTAACGGCACGACTTATTGTCCTTTTTACAAAGACATATGGATAATCAGTTGAGTTTCGTAATCCTTTTAAacataattcaatttttatctaTGCATTTTCGCATTTGGCTCACTAGATAAGTATTggtaaagaaagaaagcaaacaaTGCTAATTGGAGATGTTCCCTAGGGGCTAGGGCTTCTTGTTCTTGAAATTGTAAAGCAACCAAGGAAAAAGGAGGTCCTCGAGTGGATGGAAGGAGTGTGATTTTGGGGCACTCTAgggaacatt is a window from the Rhodamnia argentea isolate NSW1041297 chromosome 8, ASM2092103v1, whole genome shotgun sequence genome containing:
- the LOC115741200 gene encoding serine/threonine-protein kinase D6PK-like is translated as MEPLFDESIPIPKTQNLAALIGNNAPSTSSTPRPSRPPSPRRSRNGSSTASSASTPSSSMKPIQHPNGLLSNEKQSQKSAQGDLESEESQRLARQAYSLGKGKSEHVIPNGVIDKSLESSKRDNKMAETKSSAKQVFDDSENSDTSGLVEPESRVLGACKGSSGLSGSQLASLSKANFCPSPQNSMYSATIYAEAKQSFTNTEVSECVSSIEKSGESADVSNSCDFIESRKTSLYRGSTGSDVSDESSSSSLSSAMYKPHKANDTRWEAIQAVRSRFGALGLDSFRFLKKLGCGDIGSVYLSELKGTRSYFATKVMDKEALAGRKKLLRAQTEREILQSLDHPFLPTLYAHFETEKFTCLVMEFCPGGDLHALRQRQPGKYFSEHAARFYVAEVLLSLEYLHMLGIIYRDLKPENVLVREDGHIMLSDFDLSLRCAVSPTLVKSSNSSLESKNSAFCVQPACIEPTCVMQPDCIQPACFTPRLFSSKSKKEKKNKPRTEIYHQVSPLPELMAEPTNARSMSFVGTHEYLAPEIIKGEGHGSAVDWWTFGIFLYELLFGKTPFKGAGNRATLINVVGQPLRFPETPNVSFPARDLIRGLLVKEPQHRLAYRRGATEIKQHPFFESVNWALIRCTSPPDVPKPVTLESPMKPASSTPQASASEATGVDVKPSGNYLEIDFF